One Nostoc punctiforme PCC 73102 DNA window includes the following coding sequences:
- a CDS encoding alpha/beta hydrolase: MEKQQLIKLLIGDFTWQRLLKSFIFIYIFFAGYIYLRVDSMIFLPRPSSYQDNPKIIKLKSGENTNISATYLLNNQANYTILYVHGNSEDLGDIKEILEKLHAWGFSVFAYDYRGYGTSQEKATENHAYEDINSAYNYLTQNLKIPPERIIVLGRSVGGGSAVNLAMRKPIAGLLIESSFISAFQVIVPFRILPFDKFPNLDNIKKVKCPILVIHGKADDVIPFAHGEKLFNAAISPKLYLWVEEANHNDLFWVAEKKYQKALQEFTTLVKTNQ; the protein is encoded by the coding sequence ATGGAAAAACAGCAACTTATAAAATTGCTAATTGGTGATTTTACTTGGCAAAGACTGCTTAAATCTTTCATATTTATTTATATATTTTTTGCTGGATATATATATTTACGGGTAGATAGTATGATTTTTCTGCCTCGTCCTTCTAGTTATCAGGATAATCCAAAAATTATTAAGTTAAAAAGTGGGGAAAATACAAATATCTCAGCTACATACTTATTAAACAATCAAGCTAATTATACTATTCTTTATGTTCATGGTAATTCCGAAGATTTAGGAGATATCAAAGAGATCCTAGAAAAATTACACGCATGGGGTTTTAGTGTCTTTGCTTATGATTATCGTGGTTATGGTACGAGTCAAGAAAAGGCGACAGAAAATCACGCATACGAAGATATTAATAGCGCTTACAATTATTTGACCCAAAATTTAAAAATACCACCTGAAAGAATTATAGTTTTGGGGCGTTCGGTTGGCGGCGGTTCTGCGGTAAACTTAGCAATGCGAAAACCGATAGCTGGTTTACTTATTGAAAGTTCGTTTATTTCCGCTTTTCAAGTAATAGTACCTTTTCGGATTTTACCTTTTGACAAATTTCCCAATCTGGACAATATCAAAAAAGTGAAATGTCCGATACTAGTGATTCATGGAAAAGCAGATGATGTCATTCCTTTTGCTCATGGAGAAAAGTTGTTTAATGCTGCAATATCGCCAAAGCTTTATTTGTGGGTTGAAGAGGCAAATCATAATGATTTATTCTGGGTAGCTGAAAAAAAGTATCAGAAAGCTTTGCAAGAGTTTACTACTCTTGTAAAGACAAATCAGTAA
- a CDS encoding aldo/keto reductase translates to MQTLQKLSLPSMGCGTWAWGNQLLWGYDESMDDHLQAVFNLCVNNGVTLFDTGDSYGTGRLNGRSELLLGRFNREYLGSNKENICIATKLAAYPWRWTRQSMVKACKSSAQRLGKNVDLVQMHWSTANYAPWQEVGLLDGLADLYEQGLVKGVGLSNYGPKQLKQVQKKFAERGVPITTLQVQYSLLSTYPVTQLGLKDLCDELGIKLIAYSPLALGLLTGKYSEQGPLPKGIRGLLFRQILPGMRRRGAASAGSSLLGCLREVAQARNKTMSQVAINWCICKGTIPIPGAKSVEQARENIGALSWQLNVSEIAELDKAAANVGKKMVQNIFQTK, encoded by the coding sequence ATGCAGACTCTCCAAAAACTCTCCCTCCCAAGCATGGGCTGCGGAACTTGGGCCTGGGGCAACCAACTGCTTTGGGGATATGACGAAAGTATGGATGACCATTTGCAAGCGGTGTTTAACCTTTGTGTAAACAACGGTGTGACTTTATTTGATACGGGTGATTCTTACGGAACTGGGAGATTGAATGGTCGAAGTGAGTTACTGCTGGGACGATTCAACCGAGAATATCTAGGTTCAAACAAAGAAAATATTTGTATTGCGACTAAGCTGGCTGCTTACCCGTGGAGATGGACACGGCAATCAATGGTAAAGGCTTGCAAGTCATCTGCCCAACGCCTGGGAAAAAACGTAGATTTAGTACAGATGCATTGGTCAACAGCGAATTATGCCCCTTGGCAAGAGGTAGGGCTGTTAGATGGTCTTGCCGATTTATATGAGCAAGGACTAGTTAAGGGAGTAGGACTGTCCAATTATGGGCCTAAACAGCTTAAGCAAGTGCAGAAAAAGTTTGCTGAACGAGGTGTTCCTATTACTACTCTGCAAGTTCAATACTCTTTGTTGTCTACATATCCTGTCACCCAATTGGGGCTTAAAGACCTTTGTGATGAGTTGGGAATTAAACTGATTGCCTATAGCCCTCTAGCTTTGGGACTACTGACAGGAAAATACTCTGAGCAAGGCCCTTTGCCAAAAGGCATCCGAGGTCTGCTGTTTAGGCAGATATTACCAGGAATGCGTAGACGCGGAGCGGCTTCTGCTGGCAGTTCGCTTTTGGGATGTTTGCGAGAGGTAGCACAAGCTAGAAACAAAACCATGTCACAGGTAGCAATTAATTGGTGCATCTGTAAAGGAACCATTCCCATCCCTGGAGCAAAGAGCGTAGAACAGGCAAGAGAGAATATTGGTGCTTTAAGTTGGCAATTAAACGTCAGCGAGATTGCAGAGTTAGATAAGGCGGCGGCGAATGTAGGCAAGAAAATGGTACAAAATATATTTCAAACTAAGTGA
- a CDS encoding RNA recognition motif domain-containing protein: MSIYVGNLSYEVKEEDLRHVFAEYGTVKNVQLPIDRETGRMRGFGFVEMESDAQETAAIEALDNAEWMGRSLKVNKAKPKTDGGSSGGRRGGDGGSSRRY, translated from the coding sequence ATGTCAATTTACGTTGGTAATCTATCTTATGAGGTTAAAGAAGAGGACCTCCGCCACGTTTTTGCAGAATACGGAACGGTAAAAAATGTTCAATTGCCTATCGACCGAGAAACAGGTCGGATGAGAGGTTTCGGCTTTGTAGAAATGGAATCAGACGCACAAGAAACAGCAGCAATTGAAGCCCTTGATAATGCTGAGTGGATGGGTAGGAGCTTAAAAGTGAATAAAGCTAAACCCAAGACTGATGGAGGTTCCTCTGGCGGTAGAAGGGGTGGTGATGGTGGTTCCTCTCGCCGTTATTAA
- a CDS encoding precorrin-3B methylase: MAKQDAPLTGEELIKEVCRRIRVARSYWDAHNNAACRGERDRALALYNTLSKEQKDQIPQVLRVWLRYRSEKYFGAHRTPPKSARKSK; this comes from the coding sequence ATGGCAAAGCAGGACGCTCCACTCACAGGAGAAGAACTGATTAAGGAAGTGTGTCGGCGGATTCGGGTAGCCCGCAGCTATTGGGATGCTCACAATAACGCTGCTTGTCGAGGTGAACGCGATCGCGCATTAGCCCTTTACAATACATTGAGTAAGGAACAAAAAGATCAGATTCCGCAAGTGTTGCGGGTGTGGTTGCGCTATCGCAGTGAGAAGTACTTTGGCGCACACCGAACACCGCCCAAATCGGCACGAAAATCAAAATAG